One stretch of Candidatus Eisenbacteria bacterium DNA includes these proteins:
- a CDS encoding acyl-CoA reductase, whose protein sequence is MIAGLQREIDAALAARARLCGRSVRETAAALAAAGARWRSDPALSSKLPEAAHLGAGMVRAVLPIVASQLDAALLCEVHAREASGTPPALVAHVLASNVPGLAVPAIALSCLAGAATVVKSGRADRLSAPAFHRALAAVDPDLAATVVTAYWPGGATDVEDAILGRADLVVASGADASVGTLARRLGTRVVAQGGRTSVAVALGDVDDAVVAGLATDVALYEQRGCLSPHRVFVVGDAAGLAERLRAALDDVARSLPRPPATTAERAAHRLAVEEARFGGATVLESTGGTVIVGGTATEVGRRTVFVHALETAGEVGTRIAPATVECVGVAGVVLDADMLRRRGVARLCPIGAMQRPRIDWPRGQRPALGSLFRLPSEPRIQVEA, encoded by the coding sequence GTGATCGCCGGGCTGCAGCGCGAGATCGATGCCGCGCTCGCGGCGAGGGCGCGCCTGTGCGGCCGCTCGGTTCGCGAGACGGCGGCGGCGCTCGCCGCCGCCGGCGCCCGCTGGCGCAGCGATCCGGCGCTGTCGTCGAAGCTGCCGGAGGCCGCGCACCTCGGCGCGGGGATGGTCCGCGCCGTTCTCCCGATCGTCGCGAGCCAGCTCGACGCTGCACTGCTGTGCGAGGTGCATGCGCGAGAGGCGAGCGGCACGCCGCCCGCGCTCGTCGCACACGTCCTGGCGTCCAACGTCCCCGGGCTCGCCGTCCCGGCCATCGCGCTCTCGTGCCTGGCGGGTGCCGCGACCGTCGTGAAGTCGGGGCGCGCGGATCGGCTCTCGGCGCCTGCCTTTCACCGCGCGCTCGCCGCCGTCGATCCCGATCTCGCCGCCACGGTGGTGACGGCGTACTGGCCCGGCGGAGCGACCGACGTGGAGGACGCGATCCTCGGCCGGGCCGACCTGGTCGTCGCCAGCGGTGCCGATGCGAGCGTCGGAACCCTCGCTCGGCGTCTTGGCACGCGGGTCGTCGCACAGGGCGGGCGCACGAGCGTCGCCGTCGCGTTGGGCGACGTCGACGACGCCGTCGTCGCGGGGCTCGCAACCGACGTCGCCCTCTACGAGCAGCGCGGCTGTCTCTCACCCCACAGGGTCTTCGTGGTGGGAGACGCGGCCGGACTTGCCGAGCGCCTCCGTGCCGCGCTCGACGATGTCGCGCGCTCCCTCCCTCGGCCGCCGGCCACGACCGCGGAGCGCGCCGCCCATCGCCTGGCGGTCGAGGAGGCACGCTTCGGGGGCGCGACGGTCCTCGAGAGTACGGGCGGAACCGTCATCGTCGGCGGCACCGCTACCGAGGTGGGACGGCGCACGGTGTTCGTCCACGCGCTCGAGACGGCCGGCGAGGTCGGGACACGCATCGCGCCCGCCACGGTCGAGTGCGTCGGCGTCGCCGGCGTGGTGCTCGACGCCGACATGCTGCGGCGCCGGGGTGTCGCGCGACTCTGTCCGATCGGCGCCATGCAGCGACCGCGCATCGACTGGCCGCGCGGCCAGCGCCCGGCCCTGGGCTCGCTCTTTCGCCTCCCGAGCGAACCCCGTATCCAGGTGGAAGCGTGA
- a CDS encoding CoA transferase, producing MSALAHVRVLDLTRFLAGPFCTSILADMGAQVVKIEAPKGGDEGRYGYPPVDGVPVFFLALNRGKKGITLDLRTDEGRAILRRLLPHFDVLVENFAGGTLARWGLAPEDLCREHPRLVVASLSGFGQTGPWRDRPSYDIITQASSGFMSLTGFADNGPTRGGGSLGDYVQGLFGAIAVLGALVARDRTGHGQAIDVSSQDAMFSLLDYWPSIFAASGRLPKQVGNRHLAAVPYDCYRAKDGWLVIAIASNKLFRQLAAAIGRPELGDDPRFRGVTARLEHGDEINAIVAAWVGERTVDEVVATLGPSGAGVPCSPVYSVDQLLSHPQLLAREMVQRLPHAKLGEVAVPGVVVKMSDTPGTIRALGPELGQHTAEVLTELLGLTPDELARLRAAQVI from the coding sequence ATGAGCGCGCTCGCCCACGTGCGCGTTCTCGATCTGACCCGGTTTCTCGCCGGTCCGTTCTGTACGTCCATCCTCGCCGACATGGGCGCGCAGGTCGTGAAGATCGAGGCGCCGAAGGGCGGCGACGAGGGCCGCTACGGGTATCCGCCGGTCGACGGCGTGCCGGTCTTCTTCCTCGCCCTCAACCGCGGCAAGAAGGGCATCACGCTCGATCTCCGCACGGACGAGGGCCGCGCGATCCTGCGCCGGCTGCTGCCGCACTTCGACGTGCTGGTCGAGAACTTCGCGGGCGGTACGCTCGCGCGCTGGGGGCTCGCGCCCGAGGACCTCTGTCGCGAGCATCCGCGCCTGGTCGTCGCGAGCCTCTCGGGCTTCGGCCAGACAGGCCCATGGCGCGACCGGCCCTCGTACGACATCATCACGCAGGCCTCGAGCGGGTTCATGTCGCTCACCGGGTTCGCGGACAACGGACCTACGCGCGGCGGCGGCTCGCTCGGCGACTACGTACAGGGGCTCTTCGGCGCGATTGCCGTGCTCGGGGCGCTGGTGGCGCGCGACCGCACCGGGCATGGCCAGGCGATCGACGTGTCGAGCCAGGACGCGATGTTCTCGCTGCTCGACTACTGGCCGTCCATCTTCGCCGCCTCGGGCCGTCTGCCGAAGCAGGTGGGAAACCGGCATCTCGCCGCGGTCCCGTACGACTGCTACCGCGCGAAGGACGGCTGGCTCGTGATCGCGATCGCGAGCAACAAGCTCTTCCGGCAGCTCGCGGCGGCGATCGGGCGGCCGGAGCTGGGCGACGATCCGCGATTCCGCGGCGTGACGGCGCGGCTCGAGCACGGCGACGAGATCAACGCGATCGTCGCCGCATGGGTCGGCGAGCGGACCGTGGACGAGGTCGTCGCGACGCTCGGACCGTCGGGCGCGGGGGTCCCGTGCTCACCCGTCTACTCGGTCGACCAGCTCCTCTCGCACCCGCAGCTCCTCGCGCGCGAGATGGTCCAGCGCCTGCCGCACGCGAAGCTCGGCGAGGTCGCGGTGCCCGGCGTGGTCGTCAAGATGTCCGACACGCCGGGCACGATACGCGCGCTCGGCCCCGAGCTCGGCCAACACACCGCCGAGGTGCTGACCGAGCTCCTCGGGCTCACGCCGGACGAGCTCGCGCGGCTCCGCGCCGCGCAGGTCATTTGA
- a CDS encoding aspartate aminotransferase family protein: MSADLSTLFLRHVCQTSDAPMGIVVARAAGSTVWDADGRAYLDLLAGMGVANVGHAHPDVLAAIREQAERHLHVMVYGELVQGAQVRLAARLAELLPAPLSVAYFTSSGAEAIDGALKTARKHTGRTRFVAFEGGFHGDTWGALSVGGNPVYRRPFEPLLPDVAFLPFDDEAALDLVDERVAAVVVEPVQAEGGVRIPRPGYLAALRRRCDETGALLVLDEVVTAFGRTGRLFAHQHWSVVPDILVLAKALGGGLPLGAFVGAPDVMATLSHDPPLAHVTTFGGHPLSCAAGLAALDVLLRDDLPGRAARLGASLVQRMGALTGRGGLAEVRGLGMLLGLEFDTPEHCAAFARRAFEARLILNWTLHRDTVVRLAPPLVLTDDEAERAVATIAGALA; the protein is encoded by the coding sequence GTGAGCGCCGATCTCTCAACGCTGTTCCTGCGGCACGTCTGCCAGACCTCGGACGCGCCGATGGGGATCGTCGTGGCGCGCGCGGCGGGCTCGACGGTGTGGGACGCCGACGGGCGGGCGTACCTGGATCTGCTCGCGGGCATGGGGGTGGCGAACGTCGGCCACGCGCACCCCGATGTGCTGGCCGCGATCCGGGAGCAAGCCGAGCGGCACCTCCACGTCATGGTGTACGGCGAGCTCGTGCAGGGGGCGCAGGTGCGCCTCGCGGCCCGGCTTGCCGAGCTGCTGCCGGCGCCGCTCTCGGTCGCCTACTTCACGTCGAGCGGCGCGGAGGCGATCGACGGCGCGCTCAAGACGGCGCGCAAGCACACCGGGCGCACGCGCTTCGTCGCGTTCGAGGGCGGCTTCCACGGCGACACCTGGGGCGCGCTCTCGGTCGGCGGCAATCCCGTCTACCGCCGTCCCTTCGAGCCGCTGCTCCCCGACGTCGCCTTCCTGCCGTTCGACGACGAGGCGGCGCTCGACCTCGTCGACGAGCGCGTCGCCGCGGTCGTGGTCGAGCCGGTGCAGGCCGAGGGCGGTGTGCGGATCCCGCGTCCCGGATATCTCGCCGCGCTTCGCCGGCGCTGCGACGAGACGGGTGCGCTCCTCGTGCTCGACGAGGTGGTGACGGCGTTCGGCCGCACGGGACGGCTCTTCGCCCACCAGCACTGGAGCGTCGTCCCGGACATCCTCGTGCTCGCGAAGGCGCTGGGCGGCGGCCTTCCGCTCGGAGCGTTCGTCGGCGCACCCGACGTCATGGCCACGCTCAGCCACGATCCGCCGCTCGCGCACGTGACGACCTTCGGCGGCCACCCGCTCTCGTGCGCGGCCGGCCTTGCGGCGCTGGACGTGCTCCTGCGCGACGACCTCCCCGGACGCGCCGCGCGCCTCGGCGCATCGCTCGTCCAGCGGATGGGGGCGCTCACCGGTCGCGGCGGCCTCGCCGAGGTACGTGGCCTCGGCATGCTCCTCGGGCTCGAGTTCGACACGCCGGAGCACTGCGCCGCGTTCGCGCGGCGCGCGTTCGAGGCGCGCCTCATCCTCAACTGGACCCTCCACCGCGACACCGTCGTGCGCCTGGCGCCGCCGCTCGTGCTGACGGACGACGAGGCCGAGCGGGCCGTCGCGACCATCGCCGGCGCGCTCGCATGA
- a CDS encoding tetratricopeptide repeat protein, which yields MADKWELFDQGVDLVAEGKLEEATKRYEEAVALDPDFADGWQGLALVLNDLGQHARAIEAGKRLCELTPDDVLAHTTLSRLYQAAGMIAEAEAEGGKARILDWKQQLKEGK from the coding sequence ATGGCCGACAAGTGGGAGCTCTTCGATCAGGGCGTCGATCTGGTCGCAGAGGGCAAGCTCGAGGAGGCGACCAAGCGCTACGAGGAAGCCGTCGCGCTCGATCCCGACTTCGCCGACGGGTGGCAGGGCCTCGCGCTCGTCCTGAACGACCTCGGCCAGCACGCGCGCGCGATCGAAGCCGGCAAGCGACTCTGCGAGCTCACGCCGGACGACGTGCTCGCCCACACGACGCTGTCGCGCCTGTACCAGGCGGCCGGGATGATCGCCGAGGCCGAAGCGGAAGGTGGAAAGGCCCGCATCCTCGACTGGAAGCAGCAGCTGAAAGAGGGGAAGTGA
- a CDS encoding Gfo/Idh/MocA family oxidoreductase has product MPRPLRIAVVGAGFGARIQVPGLRAGGRFDVTAIVGRDAVRTRAVAEHVGVAHALTSLDDALADCDAVSIATPPSTHAAFAIAAARAGRHVLCEKPMARDVGEATAMRDAVRTAGVVGMIDFEFRFHPARAMLGRLIARGDLGAPRLATCVDTLPLYVAPYKEPPAWWYDADAGGGWLGASGSHLIDAVRVWLGEVGAATALVETLGRGSADDTFALLLRMASGARAVLHQSAAVLGPRFSAMRVAGADATAWIDDAWDLWLAGRTGTPARVAIDADLAPPPVEIPPGAGPFAARELPSFVRLAEAFADAIERGPRPAGAPAPATFDDGVACQRVIDAARTASRAQRWVEVSPASP; this is encoded by the coding sequence GTGCCGCGCCCGCTCCGCATCGCCGTCGTCGGCGCGGGGTTCGGCGCGCGCATCCAGGTGCCGGGTCTTCGCGCCGGCGGCCGATTCGACGTGACGGCGATCGTCGGGCGGGACGCCGTGCGAACGCGCGCGGTGGCCGAGCATGTCGGGGTCGCGCACGCGCTCACGTCGCTCGACGACGCGCTGGCGGACTGCGACGCGGTCTCGATCGCGACGCCACCTTCCACCCACGCCGCGTTCGCGATCGCGGCGGCGCGAGCCGGGCGGCACGTCCTGTGCGAGAAGCCGATGGCGCGCGACGTGGGCGAGGCCACGGCCATGCGCGACGCCGTCCGCACCGCCGGTGTCGTCGGCATGATCGACTTCGAGTTCCGCTTCCATCCCGCCCGCGCGATGCTGGGGCGGCTCATCGCCCGGGGAGACCTCGGTGCGCCCCGTCTCGCGACGTGCGTCGACACGCTCCCCCTCTACGTCGCGCCCTACAAGGAGCCGCCGGCCTGGTGGTACGACGCCGACGCGGGCGGCGGCTGGCTCGGCGCGTCGGGCTCGCATTTGATCGACGCCGTGCGCGTCTGGCTCGGCGAGGTCGGGGCGGCGACGGCGCTCGTCGAGACGCTCGGCCGGGGCTCGGCCGACGACACGTTCGCGCTGCTGCTGCGCATGGCATCGGGAGCGCGGGCGGTGCTCCACCAGAGCGCCGCCGTGCTGGGCCCGCGCTTCTCCGCGATGCGGGTCGCGGGCGCCGATGCCACGGCCTGGATCGACGACGCATGGGATCTCTGGCTCGCGGGACGGACCGGGACGCCCGCGCGCGTCGCGATCGATGCCGACCTCGCGCCGCCGCCGGTGGAGATTCCGCCCGGCGCCGGACCCTTCGCCGCGCGCGAGCTGCCGAGCTTCGTTCGCCTGGCGGAGGCGTTCGCCGACGCCATCGAGCGCGGTCCGCGTCCGGCCGGTGCGCCGGCGCCGGCCACCTTCGACGACGGCGTCGCGTGCCAGCGCGTGATCGATGCCGCCCGCACGGCGTCGCGCGCGCAACGCTGGGTCGAGGTCTCGCCGGCGTCGCCCTGA
- a CDS encoding CoA transferase codes for MTAPFADLVVVDVAALGAAPQIATFFGDLGARVVKVEPPRGDPLRQLTDARGVAIQWKLVNRNKSCVTLDAARAQGRELLDRLLARADVLVSALSAERLAAWSLGADALRARHPRLVAVNLTTYGASGPWADRPGSGTLAEAVTGLAHLTGPADAPPTLAPVGLGDYLGVLQGIIAALVGLATRERGGPTRFDVAMTAPLLGLLGQRLAQMARSGGDPGRRGNRFPTMAPRNTYRAADGHWVAITAGTNDIVQRLLGAVGRSDLADDPRFRTNRARLENVDALDAA; via the coding sequence ATGACCGCGCCGTTCGCCGATCTCGTCGTCGTCGACGTCGCGGCCCTCGGGGCCGCGCCCCAGATCGCGACCTTCTTCGGCGATCTCGGCGCGCGCGTCGTGAAGGTGGAGCCCCCGCGCGGCGATCCACTTCGCCAGCTCACCGACGCGCGCGGCGTCGCGATCCAGTGGAAGCTCGTGAACCGCAACAAGTCGTGCGTCACGCTCGACGCCGCCCGCGCGCAGGGACGCGAGCTGCTGGATCGTCTCCTCGCGCGGGCCGACGTGCTCGTCTCCGCCCTCTCCGCCGAGCGGCTCGCCGCCTGGAGCCTCGGTGCCGATGCGCTGCGCGCGCGCCACCCGCGACTGGTTGCCGTCAACCTCACGACCTACGGCGCGAGCGGACCATGGGCCGACCGCCCCGGCTCGGGAACGCTCGCCGAGGCGGTGACCGGCCTCGCGCACTTGACGGGTCCTGCCGATGCGCCCCCGACCCTCGCTCCCGTCGGACTGGGCGACTACCTCGGCGTGCTCCAGGGCATCATCGCGGCGCTCGTCGGCTTGGCGACCCGCGAGCGCGGCGGGCCGACCAGGTTCGACGTCGCGATGACGGCGCCGCTTCTGGGTCTACTCGGCCAGCGCCTCGCCCAGATGGCGCGAAGCGGCGGCGACCCCGGACGTCGCGGCAATCGCTTTCCCACGATGGCGCCGCGCAACACCTACCGCGCCGCCGACGGCCACTGGGTCGCGATCACGGCGGGAACGAACGACATCGTCCAGCGCCTCCTCGGCGCCGTCGGGCGCTCCGATCTCGCCGACGATCCGCGCTTCCGCACCAACCGTGCGCGGCTCGAGAACGTCGACGCCCTCGACGCCGCCAT
- a CDS encoding long-chain fatty acid--CoA ligase, which translates to MSLEVDLAAALRACAANESVLDFEAWAVRIFRHQFDRNLPYRAYCERRGVTPATVGAWTDVPAVPARAFRSADLACGPAEIVFRTSGTTGGPEMRGRHSIPHLDLYRASALPAFERFVLPDGARLPCLFLLPPPSVRPDSSLVHMCAWVAEAFGAGVEWFAGAAGLDVERLVERLATLERTGAAVLLAGPTAGFVRLFDAGRAIRLGPGSRLVDTGGQKGLTRPVSRAGFLRACWTHLGIPTYYCVNEYGMTELCSQRYDSVLRDRFDGRSLDPRRLVAPPWLRTRVLDPDTLATVPEGATGLLCHHDLANAGSVSVVLTEDLGRAVGGDGIEIVGRVPGAVPRGCGLLLADLVPS; encoded by the coding sequence GTGTCTCTCGAGGTCGATCTCGCGGCCGCGCTGCGCGCCTGCGCCGCGAACGAATCGGTGCTCGACTTCGAGGCGTGGGCGGTGCGCATCTTCCGCCACCAGTTCGACCGCAACCTGCCGTATCGTGCCTACTGCGAGCGCCGCGGGGTCACGCCGGCGACGGTGGGCGCGTGGACGGACGTGCCCGCGGTACCCGCGCGGGCGTTTCGGAGCGCGGACCTCGCATGCGGGCCGGCGGAGATCGTATTCCGCACGAGCGGCACGACGGGTGGACCCGAGATGCGCGGTCGCCACTCGATCCCGCACCTGGACCTCTATCGTGCGTCCGCCCTGCCCGCGTTCGAGCGTTTCGTCCTGCCCGACGGCGCGCGGCTGCCGTGCCTCTTCCTCCTGCCCCCGCCGTCCGTGCGACCCGACTCCTCGCTCGTCCACATGTGCGCGTGGGTGGCGGAGGCGTTCGGCGCCGGCGTCGAGTGGTTCGCGGGAGCCGCGGGCCTCGACGTCGAACGTCTGGTCGAGCGCCTCGCGACGCTGGAGCGGACGGGCGCCGCCGTCCTGCTCGCCGGCCCGACGGCGGGATTCGTGCGGCTGTTCGACGCGGGACGCGCGATCCGTCTCGGCCCCGGCAGCCGGCTCGTGGACACCGGCGGGCAGAAGGGGCTCACGCGCCCCGTCTCGCGCGCCGGCTTTCTGCGCGCCTGCTGGACGCATCTCGGCATTCCCACCTACTACTGCGTGAACGAATACGGGATGACCGAGCTCTGCTCGCAGCGCTACGACAGCGTGCTCCGCGATCGCTTCGACGGGCGAAGCCTCGATCCGCGGCGCCTCGTCGCGCCGCCGTGGCTGCGCACGCGCGTCCTCGATCCGGACACGCTCGCGACCGTCCCGGAGGGCGCAACGGGACTCCTCTGCCACCACGATCTCGCCAACGCCGGCTCGGTGTCGGTCGTGCTCACCGAGGACCTCGGCCGAGCGGTCGGCGGCGACGGAATCGAGATCGTGGGGCGCGTTCCGGGGGCGGTGCCGCGTGGATGCGGCCTGCTCCTCGCCGACCTCGTGCCGTCGTGA
- a CDS encoding LLM class F420-dependent oxidoreductase yields MHVGILQFVTERALRVTDLAVACEARGMESLWVPEHPVVPASYETRYPLSADGKLPRPYTELPDPFPLLAAAAAVTKRLRIGTGICLVPERDALMTALQVATVDWISGGRFLFGIGAGWLEEEMRLFTPHFPYRFAFMREAVAAMRKVWAEDGASFAGKWVKFPSVVCRPKPVQKPGPPVIIGGMGPGVMKRVATWGDGWMPIGVPPSDVAAARTEIGRLAREAGRDPSKITITVMMGAPPGMEEAALEMLPPRDILAAYRDAGADRVVVSIPTLDSAGTLAHLDRLASAKP; encoded by the coding sequence ATGCACGTCGGCATCCTTCAATTCGTGACCGAGCGCGCTCTCCGGGTGACCGATCTCGCGGTGGCCTGCGAGGCGCGCGGCATGGAATCGCTCTGGGTGCCCGAGCATCCGGTCGTGCCGGCGTCCTACGAGACGCGCTACCCGCTCTCGGCCGACGGCAAGCTGCCGCGTCCGTACACCGAGCTGCCGGATCCGTTCCCGCTCCTCGCCGCCGCCGCGGCCGTCACCAAGCGGCTCCGCATCGGCACGGGGATCTGTCTCGTCCCCGAGCGCGACGCCCTCATGACCGCGCTCCAGGTCGCGACCGTCGACTGGATCTCGGGCGGGCGCTTCCTGTTCGGCATCGGCGCGGGCTGGCTCGAGGAGGAGATGCGCCTCTTCACCCCGCACTTTCCCTATCGCTTCGCGTTCATGCGCGAGGCCGTCGCGGCCATGCGCAAGGTGTGGGCCGAGGACGGCGCGTCGTTCGCCGGCAAGTGGGTCAAGTTCCCGAGCGTCGTCTGCCGTCCGAAGCCGGTCCAGAAACCCGGACCGCCCGTCATCATCGGCGGCATGGGGCCGGGCGTGATGAAGCGCGTCGCCACCTGGGGCGACGGCTGGATGCCGATCGGGGTGCCGCCGAGCGACGTGGCGGCGGCGCGCACGGAGATCGGCCGGCTCGCGCGCGAGGCGGGACGCGACCCCTCGAAGATCACAATCACGGTCATGATGGGCGCGCCACCCGGCATGGAGGAGGCGGCGCTGGAGATGCTCCCGCCGCGCGACATCCTGGCGGCCTATCGCGACGCCGGCGCCGATCGCGTGGTCGTCTCGATCCCCACCCTCGACAGCGCCGGTACGCTCGCGCATCTGGATCGGCTCGCGTCGGCGAAACCCTAG
- a CDS encoding enoyl-CoA hydratase-related protein: MAHELLVDVRDHVMTVTINRPEARNAMNMPVLAGLCRAWMRLRDDADVWVAILTGAGDKAFCSGGDLKQFISQTVGKTEQIRRGEVQFDWGPDVDPSDLPPNATTFAVLRNVDLWKPIIGAVNGFCTAGGLEMLQNTDIRVASENASFGIFEPKWGLFPGGGSTANLVRQIPFSRAMELLITGRLMKADEALRCGLVSQVVPPATLMDTARALADDICSCGPLAVQAIKRSVQLGLRTTLAEHYKIESDLSSKIFMTEDAAEGLAAFREKRKPRWKLR, encoded by the coding sequence GTGGCGCACGAGCTGCTCGTCGACGTCCGCGACCACGTGATGACGGTGACGATCAACCGTCCCGAGGCGCGCAACGCGATGAACATGCCGGTCCTGGCCGGCCTGTGCCGGGCGTGGATGCGGCTGCGCGACGACGCCGACGTCTGGGTCGCGATCCTCACGGGCGCCGGCGACAAAGCCTTCTGCTCGGGCGGCGACCTGAAGCAGTTCATCTCGCAGACCGTCGGCAAGACCGAGCAGATCCGCCGCGGCGAGGTGCAATTCGACTGGGGCCCGGACGTCGATCCGTCGGATCTTCCCCCGAACGCGACGACGTTCGCGGTGCTGCGCAACGTGGACCTGTGGAAGCCGATCATCGGCGCGGTGAACGGCTTCTGCACCGCCGGCGGCCTCGAGATGCTGCAGAACACCGACATCCGTGTCGCGTCCGAGAACGCGAGCTTCGGCATCTTCGAGCCGAAGTGGGGCCTCTTTCCCGGCGGCGGCTCGACCGCGAACCTCGTGCGGCAGATCCCGTTCTCCCGCGCGATGGAGCTCCTCATCACCGGCCGCCTCATGAAGGCCGACGAGGCCCTCCGCTGCGGCCTCGTGAGCCAGGTCGTCCCGCCGGCCACGCTGATGGACACGGCGCGCGCCCTCGCCGACGACATCTGCTCCTGCGGCCCCCTGGCCGTCCAGGCGATCAAGCGCTCGGTCCAGCTCGGCCTCCGCACCACGCTCGCCGAGCACTACAAGATCGAATCCGACCTCTCGTCGAAGATCTTCATGACCGAAGACGCCGCCGAAGGGCTCGCCGCCTTCCGCGAAAAGCGCAAGCCCCGCTGGAAGCTGCGCTAG
- a CDS encoding SDR family oxidoreductase encodes MSGWRPFEGEWGVILGASSGFGAATARELGRHGMGIVGVHLDRKTTLPAAEAVASDLREAGVPAHFFNVNAADDEKRVQVCERARELTGGRPLRIVMHSLAFGTLKALVTEMPGQQTTKAQLEMTLDVMAHSLVYWVQDLHIRGLVGEGTRIFAMTSSGGTRVMPFYGAVSAAKAALESHVRQLALELGSKGVAVNAIRAGVTDTPASRKIPVADILFSEARRRNPGGRLTEPDDVAGAIVALSLPGTRWISGNVIGVDGGEDVTA; translated from the coding sequence ATGAGCGGGTGGCGGCCCTTCGAGGGCGAGTGGGGCGTGATCCTCGGCGCATCGAGCGGCTTCGGCGCCGCGACGGCGCGCGAGCTCGGCCGCCACGGGATGGGGATCGTGGGCGTCCATCTCGATCGCAAGACGACGCTGCCGGCCGCCGAAGCGGTCGCCAGCGACCTGCGCGAGGCCGGTGTCCCTGCGCACTTCTTCAATGTCAACGCCGCCGACGACGAGAAGCGCGTGCAGGTGTGCGAGCGGGCGCGCGAGCTCACGGGCGGACGGCCCCTGCGCATCGTCATGCACTCGCTCGCATTCGGGACCTTGAAGGCGCTCGTCACCGAGATGCCGGGCCAGCAGACGACGAAGGCGCAGCTCGAGATGACGCTCGACGTGATGGCGCACAGCCTGGTCTACTGGGTGCAGGACCTCCACATCCGCGGCCTGGTCGGCGAGGGGACGCGGATCTTTGCCATGACCAGCTCGGGCGGCACGCGCGTCATGCCCTTCTACGGCGCCGTATCGGCGGCCAAGGCCGCGCTCGAATCGCACGTTCGCCAGCTCGCGCTCGAGCTCGGGTCGAAGGGCGTCGCCGTGAACGCGATCCGCGCCGGGGTCACGGACACGCCGGCGTCGCGCAAGATCCCGGTCGCGGACATCCTCTTCTCGGAGGCGCGGCGGCGCAATCCGGGCGGGCGGCTCACCGAGCCCGACGACGTCGCCGGCGCGATCGTCGCGCTGTCGCTGCCCGGGACGCGGTGGATCAGCGGGAACGTGATCGGCGTCGACGGCGGCGAGGACGTGACTGCGTGA
- a CDS encoding DUF1329 domain-containing protein, protein MRFALLAVLLLTPVLSGADDALAPGRVLDQTSAAAAESLLPPETFARYKAGEFHNTIGAWPQGAPWEEAFAAASQKNAERLGVSEHGTIVDRASGKPASGLYGVPFRIDPADPQAGVKVMWNAYYALWRIGSTHDALGMSWVGRKGLQREAVLESHMAFLEGVPPSRAPKENPLDLAQQSRAIVTSPADLNGTASLSWRFRDPDKQDQSWTYVPALRRVRQVSPANRSDGFLGSDLSQDDGAVFDGKPEDFTWKLVGAREGLVLADPASLAGKVVRKERPDGGFDDEWPPDQKVIGYQDPQWAGLPWAPVTPVLVRRKLWVIEAKPHDPYYLFDRIELAIDQDTFQGVASRKFDAQGTLLRSLQFLVGAPQPITTGGETLLLPATQMGYLLAENLKADRATVAGTMPPGVSVHSRRVPIDPGIFALERLGAGK, encoded by the coding sequence ATGCGCTTCGCACTGCTCGCCGTCCTTCTTCTCACGCCGGTCCTCTCGGGGGCCGACGACGCCCTGGCCCCCGGACGCGTGCTCGATCAGACGTCCGCCGCCGCGGCCGAGTCGTTGCTGCCGCCGGAGACGTTCGCGCGCTACAAGGCGGGGGAGTTCCACAACACGATCGGGGCCTGGCCGCAGGGTGCGCCGTGGGAAGAGGCGTTCGCCGCCGCGTCGCAGAAGAACGCCGAGCGTCTCGGCGTGAGCGAACACGGCACGATCGTCGATCGCGCGTCGGGCAAGCCCGCGAGCGGCCTGTACGGCGTGCCGTTCCGCATCGATCCCGCCGATCCGCAGGCGGGCGTGAAGGTGATGTGGAACGCGTACTACGCGCTCTGGCGCATCGGCAGCACGCACGACGCGCTCGGCATGTCGTGGGTGGGGCGCAAGGGGCTGCAGCGCGAGGCCGTCCTCGAGAGCCACATGGCGTTCCTCGAAGGCGTGCCGCCATCGCGCGCGCCCAAGGAGAACCCGCTCGATCTCGCGCAGCAGTCTCGCGCCATCGTGACGTCGCCGGCGGATCTGAACGGAACGGCGTCGCTCTCGTGGCGCTTCCGCGATCCCGACAAGCAGGACCAGTCGTGGACGTACGTGCCCGCGCTCCGGCGCGTGCGCCAGGTGTCGCCGGCCAATCGCTCGGACGGATTCCTCGGCTCCGACCTGTCGCAGGACGACGGCGCCGTGTTCGACGGCAAGCCGGAGGACTTCACCTGGAAGCTCGTCGGCGCGCGCGAGGGGCTGGTGCTCGCCGATCCCGCGAGCCTGGCCGGCAAGGTCGTCCGCAAGGAGCGGCCGGACGGCGGCTTCGACGACGAGTGGCCGCCCGATCAAAAGGTGATCGGCTACCAGGACCCGCAATGGGCGGGGCTTCCGTGGGCGCCCGTCACGCCCGTGCTGGTGAGGCGCAAGCTCTGGGTCATCGAGGCCAAGCCGCACGATCCGTACTACCTGTTCGACCGCATCGAGCTGGCGATCGACCAGGACACGTTCCAGGGCGTCGCCAGCCGCAAGTTCGACGCGCAGGGCACGCTGCTCCGCAGCCTGCAGTTCCTGGTGGGTGCCCCGCAGCCGATCACGACGGGCGGCGAGACGCTGCTGCTGCCGGCCACACAGATGGGCTACCTGCTAGCCGAGAACCTGAAAGCCGACCGCGCAACCGTGGCAGGGACGATGCCGCCCGGCGTCTCGGTGCACTCGCGAAGAGTCCCGATCGACCCCGGAATCTTTGCGCTCGAGCGCCTCGGCGCAGGGAAGTAG